TGAAGGTCCATTGGCGGGCAGTGTATACCCCCTTAATCAAGGCGCAACAGATTTAGGAAGAAGCCAAAGTTGTAAAATTACCATTGATGATAGGCAAATATCACGCGCCCATTTAAAGTTTGATAATAAATCAGGGCAAATTGTTGTTGAAGATTTAGGAAGTACCAATGGTAGTTTGATTAATGGTGAACCCTTGTTAAGATCTATGGTTCTTGAAGAAGGTGATCAAATTCAAATTGGCGAACATGTGTTTAGATTTTCTTTACGAAACCCGGTGGGTTTAGAGAAATTTGGTGTCTTACCACACACTTATTTTGATCAACGATTGCATGAAGAGATGGATAGAGCGCATAGGTATAAAAGACCTCTTTCTCTTGCGATGATTCAAATCCAGGATGGGCAGACTCCTTTTAAGTTGCAAGATTTTGCTAGGGTCATAGAAAAAGTAAGAAAAATGATTAGAACCATGGATGTAGTTGGACATTATGGTCGTAATCAATTGGAGCTAATGCTACCAGAGACCGATCAAGCTGATGCAGTCGCTTTAGGAGAAAGAATTTTTAAAGAAGTTCCATCTGCAGATAGAAAAGCTGTTTTTGTTGGGGTAGCCAGTTTTCCAGAAGATGGCGGATCAATTGATCTATTGGTTGAAAAGTCTAGGGAAGCTTTAAAAACGGCAAAAACAGCAAAAAAAGGCCATGTTGCCCATGCCAAACAAGATGTTCGTAAAGTTAATATGGGCAATCAAGAGGCCATCATCAAAAGTAAAAAAATGCAAGAATTGTTCAGTCTTGCGCAACGAGTGGCACAATCAAAGATAACTGTACTTCTATTAGGAGAAACGGGTGTAGGTAAGGAAGTGATAGCGGAAGCCATACACTATCATAGCCAACGTAAAAATGAACCCATGGTTTGTGTAAACTGCGCAGCTTTAACAGAAACTTTACTAGAGAGTGAATTGTTTGGTCATGAAAAAGGAGCTTTTACGGGTGCAGATCAGACTAAAATAGGTTTATTTGAAACAGCTGATGGGGGCACTATTTTTTTAGATGAAGTTGGAGAGATGCCACTTAAAACCCAAGCAAAATTATTGCGTGTTTTACAAAATAGAACATTTATGCGCGTTGGATCAAATAAAGAAATTGCAAGTGACGTAAGAGTTGTTGCTGCAACCAATTTAAAATTAGATGATCTCGTAGAAGAAGGAAGGTTTAGAGAAGATTTATTTTATCGGTTGAATGCCGCAACCATAGAAATACCACCTTTGCGAGAAAGAAGGGAAGAAATCCCTTATTTAGTGGATGCTTTCATAGAAAAAGTTTGTCATGAGAATGGCTTTGAACGTAAACATATTTCTTCACAAGCATTAAGTCTTATGCACCAGTACAACTGGCCGGGTAATATTAGAGAATTAAAAAATACAGTTGAACGATCAGTGATTATTTCTGAAGGAGACACCATTAAGCCTGAAGATTTATCAAATAAAATTAGCATGGCAGGTTTGAAGCCAGAGAGTCAGTCTTCTGGAAATAAACCAGATTACCAACTTATCCCAATTGATACTGAGGTTGGTGATATGAAAGAGATTGTAGATAGTTATGAAAAACAACTGATTATTAATGCATTGAAAAAAAACAGTTGGAACCAAACCAAAGCTGCACAAATGCTTAATGTTCCCAGGAGAACATTGGTATCAAAAATCAAAAAGTATGAGATCAAAGAAGAGGAATAATCCATAAGGCTATTTTGAGGGTAGCTTTTAAATATATCTACTAGATTTTTTTATATTGTTTTTGCTATAATATAGGTAGCGCCATGGTCAGGAGTATTCACTCTTTCCAAATATTCAAAAAATCTAGGAGGTTTTATTGAAGCAATCATCCAATCAACAATTAGAGAGTTTTTTTAGTAAACGTATTTTTAGTATTTTGGAACAGAATAAATTAGCGTTAAATGAGTTTTTACAGATTTATATCGTTGGTTTATGTTTGAAGGCAGTTCGGAGTGAAAATATTTTTATGTTTGATTCTCAAGGAGAAGTCCCTTTAGCGTTTTCTTGGGGAAAAGCAGTGAGTGAAGGTTCTCGATTTAAGCGCTTTAAAGATTTGGTTGCAGTTGGAGATAGATCATTGTACGTTGCTGGATTTTTTTCTGATTATTTTAATCGTCAATTGTTTGATATTGAGTACTATATTCAGATGGGTTCCTTGGCCTATGAACAGGCTTCTGACTTACAACATCAACTGAATCAAAAAAATGAAACGGATATATTTTTATTGTTGGCAAGACATTTTAAAGATTTAGTTTTTATTATGTCTGAGTTGAGTGAAGAAATGAATATGACCAATAAACAAGATTTATTGTCTTTGTACCAACGTTGGATAGCTACAAAAAATCAACATCTTTTAAAGAAATTAAAAGAAAAAGGTGTTGTTGTTTTTGAGCAGGAAGAAAGGATTATTCATTAAGCAAGCTATGTTTTTATTACTCGAAAATGAAAGTTTAAGTTTGGTAGAATATTTTTACAAGCAATAATAGCTATGGTAGCGATGGTATATGCAAAATTTTAGCGATCAAAGGGAATCAAAGAGGGTTCCAGTAGAGTTTAAGGTTGATTTTTTAAAGGAAGGTAATTTCCTATTTGAAAATGCAACCAATATCAGTGAGCATGGGATTTTTTTAGAAACCGATCAACCCATGGAATTAGGAACAGTGGTTCATTTAAAATTTACTCTACCAGACAGTGGTGTAGAGATTGAGGCAAGAGCTGAAGTGATGTGGATTAATCCTGTCAAAGAAAATGCAAAAAAGAACTATCATCCAGGTATGGGTTTGAAATTTGTTCAGTTAAGTGATTTGGATCGTCAGAGTATTTTAGCTGTGATAAAAAAGTTAGCACTGTTAGAAAGTATGTCTTAAGGGGAAAAGTGAGCGGATATTCAGAAAAAAGGCTTCATAAACGCGTTGATGCTAAAGTAAAAGTTGTTTTTAAGACCTTAAAAGATTTAGTACATGAATATACACACAACATCAGTGGTGGGGGTATTTTTATTAAAACTGATAAGCTTTTAGATCCTAATGCAGAGATAGAATTAGAAATGAGCTTTCCAGATGATTTAGGGCATTATGTTTTAAAAGGTAAAGTTACCCGTTTAATGAGTCTCAGTGATCCCAATAGCGCTGGAAAGCAATTGTATGGTGTGGGAGTTAGATTTATTAACCCAGACCCAAAAATGATAGATATCATAGAAAAAACCATTGTAAATTCTATTGAAGACTAAGAGTTAGTTAAGAACCCAAAATATTTTATGTGGGATAGATTAGAATGAGAACAGTAAAAATGGTCTGTGTTTTTCTAATGATGAAGAGATAGTGGTTCTATAGCATCATAAAAGTTATACTTTTCTATTAGATATTAAGAAACAAGTAGCGGTAAACTATAATAGTTTCTACTTCTAAGTAATATCTGGTAGACTATAATTTATTACTTAAAATTATGTAAAAGCCTGACAAATGGAGATATGTCTTGATTTTTACGACTGATTTTTATGGAAGTTACACAGCCTAGAACTAGAATTTTTGAACTAAAATTTTTGCTATTTATAGCATTAATTTTTATTTCCATAACGTGTACCGCTATTCGGTACTTTTGGTTAGAATCCTTTGAGTTTAGGCTGAGAGAAAATACCTTTAGACTTGCGCAAGAACTTGGATTTAACGCAGCTGGAACCGGTGAAGTTAATGATGAGCTGTGGAAAAAGTTTATCACCCGTAATGATCAAATTGTCTATTTGGTATTCTCGTACAAGCCTTTAGGATACCGAAAAGCATTTTTCCACCCACAAAAAACCCACCAAGTTTCAGCTTCACTAGAACATGATGTTAAAACAGCCTCTAGAGAAATTTTGCTTAGTAACTTGCTGGACAATCAAAAAACATATGTTAACCCGCATGTACATGTGGTGCATGCCAACCTTATTCCACCAGATTATCAAACGGATGATGATATATTGGGTCAAATTAAAGTTGCCTATGCTGTTCCTGGGTATTTGATGGGCATATCTTTTGGTAGGGCGTATCGTTATGTTTTATTTTTTATTTATGGT
This window of the Oligoflexia bacterium genome carries:
- a CDS encoding sigma 54-interacting transcriptional regulator — protein: MSQIENEKTLPQLDTRDLQDEELLLDRGFLLVIEGPLAGSVYPLNQGATDLGRSQSCKITIDDRQISRAHLKFDNKSGQIVVEDLGSTNGSLINGEPLLRSMVLEEGDQIQIGEHVFRFSLRNPVGLEKFGVLPHTYFDQRLHEEMDRAHRYKRPLSLAMIQIQDGQTPFKLQDFARVIEKVRKMIRTMDVVGHYGRNQLELMLPETDQADAVALGERIFKEVPSADRKAVFVGVASFPEDGGSIDLLVEKSREALKTAKTAKKGHVAHAKQDVRKVNMGNQEAIIKSKKMQELFSLAQRVAQSKITVLLLGETGVGKEVIAEAIHYHSQRKNEPMVCVNCAALTETLLESELFGHEKGAFTGADQTKIGLFETADGGTIFLDEVGEMPLKTQAKLLRVLQNRTFMRVGSNKEIASDVRVVAATNLKLDDLVEEGRFREDLFYRLNAATIEIPPLRERREEIPYLVDAFIEKVCHENGFERKHISSQALSLMHQYNWPGNIRELKNTVERSVIISEGDTIKPEDLSNKISMAGLKPESQSSGNKPDYQLIPIDTEVGDMKEIVDSYEKQLIINALKKNSWNQTKAAQMLNVPRRTLVSKIKKYEIKEEE
- a CDS encoding TIGR02266 family protein yields the protein MQNFSDQRESKRVPVEFKVDFLKEGNFLFENATNISEHGIFLETDQPMELGTVVHLKFTLPDSGVEIEARAEVMWINPVKENAKKNYHPGMGLKFVQLSDLDRQSILAVIKKLALLESMS
- a CDS encoding PilZ domain-containing protein, which gives rise to MSGYSEKRLHKRVDAKVKVVFKTLKDLVHEYTHNISGGGIFIKTDKLLDPNAEIELEMSFPDDLGHYVLKGKVTRLMSLSDPNSAGKQLYGVGVRFINPDPKMIDIIEKTIVNSIED